In Hymenobacter sublimis, a single genomic region encodes these proteins:
- a CDS encoding GH92 family glycosyl hydrolase, which yields MVNFSAARLAYRWIVFAAGLLAPGAVRAQEPAGPADVVQWVNPLMGTDSKPELSNGNTYPAIALPWGMNFWMPQTGKMGSGWAYQYSADKIRGFKQTHQPSPWMNDYGQFALMPITGKRRFEEDARASWFTHKAETATPYYYRVYLADHDVTTEIAPTERAARFRFTFPRTDSAYVVLDALDKGSYVKLLPQQNKIIGYTTRNSKGVPANFKNYFVLEFDHPFTSTAIYQDKQLNVNSLEAQANHTGAVVGFRTRKGEQVNVRVASSFISPEQAEINLREIGADDFEAVKQKARQAWNQQLGRIQVEGGTDDQLRTFYSCLYRSLLFPRKFYELDAAGKPVHYSPYNGQVLPGYLYTDTGFWDTFRALFPFLNLMYPSVNAQVQEGLVNAYLEGGWLPEWGSPGYRNVMIGNNSASVVADAYLKGGRGYDINKLYEALVHGANNAGPLTAVGRAGVDYYNKLGYVPYDVKINENAARTLEYAYDDFTIYQLAKALGRPQKEINLYAQRSQNYRNLFDKETGLMRGKNQNGKFQTPFNPFKWGDAFTEGNSWHYTWSVFHDVQGLMDLMGGRKPFVATLDTVFTLAPVFDESYYGEVIHEIREMQIANMGNYAHGNQPIQHMVYLYNYAGQPWKAQYWAREVLNRLYQPTPDGYCGDEDNGQTSAWYVFSALGFYPVCPGTDQYVLGAPLFKKVTLQLENGKQVVLSAPNNSADNRYIRGLQVNGQDHNYNWLSHQALMQGATLNFDMAPTPATTRGTTPEAAPYSFSKPQKGRK from the coding sequence ATGGTTAACTTCTCCGCTGCCCGCCTGGCTTATCGTTGGATAGTATTCGCTGCTGGGCTGCTGGCCCCCGGCGCGGTGCGGGCACAGGAGCCCGCGGGACCTGCCGATGTGGTGCAGTGGGTGAATCCGCTGATGGGTACTGACTCCAAGCCCGAGCTGTCCAACGGCAACACCTACCCGGCCATTGCCCTGCCCTGGGGCATGAACTTCTGGATGCCGCAAACCGGCAAAATGGGCAGCGGCTGGGCTTACCAGTACAGCGCCGACAAAATCAGGGGGTTCAAGCAGACCCACCAGCCCTCACCCTGGATGAACGACTACGGGCAGTTTGCCCTCATGCCCATCACCGGGAAGCGGCGTTTCGAGGAGGATGCCCGGGCCAGCTGGTTTACCCACAAGGCCGAAACCGCCACGCCCTACTACTACCGCGTGTACCTGGCCGACCACGACGTAACCACGGAAATTGCCCCCACGGAACGCGCGGCCCGCTTCCGCTTCACCTTCCCACGCACCGACAGCGCCTATGTGGTACTGGACGCCCTGGACAAAGGCTCGTACGTGAAGCTGCTACCCCAGCAGAACAAGATTATCGGGTACACTACCCGCAACAGCAAGGGCGTCCCGGCGAACTTCAAGAATTACTTTGTGCTGGAGTTCGACCATCCCTTCACCAGCACAGCCATCTATCAGGATAAGCAGTTGAATGTGAACAGCCTGGAAGCGCAGGCCAACCACACGGGCGCCGTAGTAGGCTTCCGGACGCGCAAGGGCGAGCAGGTGAACGTGCGCGTGGCCTCGTCCTTTATCAGCCCCGAGCAGGCAGAAATCAACCTGCGCGAAATTGGAGCCGATGATTTCGAGGCCGTGAAGCAAAAAGCCCGGCAGGCCTGGAATCAGCAGCTCGGCCGCATACAGGTGGAGGGCGGCACCGATGACCAGTTGCGCACGTTTTACTCGTGCCTGTACCGCTCCCTGCTGTTCCCGCGCAAGTTTTACGAGCTAGATGCCGCCGGCAAGCCCGTGCATTACAGTCCCTACAACGGGCAGGTGCTACCCGGCTACCTCTACACCGATACGGGCTTCTGGGACACGTTCCGGGCCCTGTTTCCCTTTCTGAACCTGATGTACCCGAGCGTGAATGCCCAGGTGCAGGAAGGGCTGGTGAATGCCTACCTGGAAGGTGGCTGGCTGCCAGAGTGGGGCAGCCCCGGCTACCGCAACGTAATGATTGGCAATAACTCAGCCTCGGTGGTAGCGGATGCCTACCTGAAAGGCGGGCGCGGCTACGACATCAACAAGCTGTATGAGGCCCTGGTGCACGGGGCCAACAACGCCGGCCCGCTGACGGCGGTGGGCCGGGCTGGCGTGGACTATTATAATAAGCTAGGCTACGTGCCCTACGATGTGAAAATCAACGAAAACGCGGCCCGCACCTTGGAATACGCCTACGACGACTTCACGATATACCAGCTGGCCAAAGCCCTGGGCCGCCCCCAAAAGGAAATCAACCTCTACGCCCAGCGCAGCCAGAACTACCGCAACTTATTCGATAAAGAAACCGGCTTAATGCGTGGCAAAAACCAGAACGGCAAGTTTCAGACGCCCTTCAACCCCTTTAAATGGGGCGATGCTTTCACGGAGGGCAACAGCTGGCACTACACCTGGTCGGTGTTTCATGACGTGCAGGGCCTGATGGATCTGATGGGCGGCCGCAAGCCCTTCGTGGCAACCCTGGACACGGTATTTACTTTGGCGCCGGTGTTTGATGAGTCATACTATGGGGAGGTGATTCACGAGATTCGGGAAATGCAGATTGCCAACATGGGCAACTACGCCCACGGCAACCAGCCCATTCAGCACATGGTCTACCTCTACAACTACGCCGGACAGCCCTGGAAAGCGCAGTACTGGGCGCGCGAGGTGCTCAACCGCCTTTACCAGCCCACCCCCGACGGCTACTGCGGCGACGAGGACAACGGCCAGACCTCCGCCTGGTACGTGTTTTCGGCCCTGGGTTTCTACCCCGTCTGCCCCGGCACCGACCAATACGTGCTGGGCGCGCCGCTCTTTAAAAAGGTAACGCTGCAGCTGGAAAACGGTAAGCAGGTAGTGCTCAGCGCGCCTAACAACAGCGCCGATAACCGCTACATCCGCGGCCTGCAGGTTAATGGCCAGGACCATAATTACAACTGGCTCAGCCACCAGGCCCTGATGCAAGGCGCTACCCTCAATTTCGACATGGCCCCCACGCCCGCCACCACCCGGGGCACTACCCCGGAAGCCGCGCCGTATTCCTTTAGCAAGCCCCAAAAGGGGCGAAAGTAG
- a CDS encoding 2-isopropylmalate synthase, with product MATQKIHIFDTTLRDGEQVPGCKLNRDEKLLIARQLELLGVDVIEAGFPVSSPGDFAAVAAIAAQTRYATVCGLSRAVENDIVTAAEALKSAKYPRIHTGIGTSESHIRFKLCTTPEKVLERAVAAVKLAKSFVEDVEFYAEDAGRTDNEFLARVCEAAIRAGATVLNIPDTTGYCLPSEYGAKIKYLADNVRGIEHVRLSTHCHNDLGMATANSIAGVLGGARQVECTINGVGERAGNTALEEAVMVLRQHPYLNFETGINTKLLAETSAMVSHLMSMPVQPNKAIVGANAFSHSSGIHQDGVIKHRETYEIIDPREVGMPDSAIVLTARSGRAALAYRLQKIGYDFDRTALNKAYASFLVLADRQKEVVDEDLHVMVEQEQLVAVG from the coding sequence ATGGCCACGCAAAAAATCCACATCTTCGACACGACCCTGCGCGACGGGGAACAGGTGCCGGGCTGCAAGCTGAACCGGGACGAGAAACTGCTGATTGCCCGCCAGCTCGAGCTACTCGGCGTGGATGTGATTGAGGCCGGTTTTCCGGTGTCGAGTCCCGGCGACTTTGCAGCGGTGGCGGCCATTGCGGCCCAAACGCGCTACGCTACCGTGTGTGGCCTCTCACGGGCCGTGGAAAACGACATCGTCACGGCCGCCGAGGCCTTGAAATCAGCCAAGTACCCGCGCATTCACACGGGCATCGGCACGTCGGAGTCGCACATTCGGTTCAAGCTTTGCACTACCCCCGAGAAAGTGCTGGAACGAGCCGTAGCGGCCGTGAAACTGGCCAAGTCCTTTGTGGAGGACGTGGAGTTTTACGCCGAGGACGCCGGTCGCACCGACAACGAATTTCTAGCCCGCGTCTGCGAGGCTGCCATCCGGGCCGGCGCTACCGTGCTCAACATTCCCGATACCACCGGCTACTGCCTGCCGAGTGAGTACGGCGCCAAAATCAAGTACCTGGCCGACAACGTGCGCGGCATTGAGCACGTGCGCTTGTCTACCCATTGTCATAATGATTTGGGCATGGCCACGGCTAACTCCATTGCGGGCGTGCTGGGCGGCGCCCGGCAGGTAGAGTGCACCATTAACGGGGTAGGCGAGCGGGCCGGCAACACGGCCCTGGAAGAAGCTGTGATGGTCCTGCGCCAGCATCCCTACCTCAATTTCGAGACGGGCATCAACACCAAGCTACTCGCCGAAACCTCGGCTATGGTGTCCCACCTCATGTCCATGCCGGTGCAGCCGAACAAGGCCATTGTGGGCGCCAACGCGTTTTCGCACTCCAGCGGCATCCACCAGGACGGCGTCATCAAGCACCGCGAAACCTACGAAATCATCGACCCGCGCGAAGTAGGTATGCCCGATTCGGCCATTGTGCTGACGGCCCGCTCCGGCCGCGCCGCCCTAGCCTACCGCCTCCAGAAAATCGGCTACGACTTCGACCGCACCGCCCTCAACAAGGCCTACGCCTCCTTCCTCGTCCTCGCCGACCGCCAAAAGGAAGTGGTAGACGAGGACTTGCACGTGATGGTAGAGCAGGAGCAACTGGTTGCCGTTGGGTAA
- the leuC gene encoding 3-isopropylmalate dehydratase large subunit codes for MSSKTLFDKIWDAHVVREVAGGLTVFYIDRHLIHEVTSPQAFEELTTRGLTLRRPEQIVATADHNVPTRHQNQPIQDPLSRSQVDKLTENCAKFGVELYGLGHQYQGIVHVIGPELGITQPGLTMVCGDSHTSTHGAFGTIAFGIGTSQVTQVMASQCLLLDKPKRMRITLDGDLQPGVTAKDLILYVISQLGTGGATGYFVEYAGSAIRGLSMEGRMTVCNMSIEMGARGGLIAPDATTFRYLQGRRFAPRGENWNRAVEYWQTLFSDEDAVFDAELQFDAAATQPMITYGTNPGMGIPLSANIPVLNGGSEATSFDKSLRYMGFQPGESLLGKEINYVFIGSCTNSRIEDLRTVAAYVRGKQKAAHVEAIIVPGSKQVEQQAIAEGLDKVLADAGFELREPGCSACLAMNDDKIPAGAYCVSTSNRNFEGRQGPGARTLLASPLVAAITAVEGRLVDITQYVN; via the coding sequence ATGTCATCCAAAACCTTATTCGATAAAATCTGGGATGCGCATGTGGTGCGCGAAGTAGCCGGTGGCCTCACCGTGTTTTACATCGACCGCCACTTGATTCACGAAGTCACGAGCCCGCAGGCGTTTGAGGAACTGACGACCCGCGGCCTGACCCTGCGCCGCCCGGAGCAGATTGTAGCCACCGCCGACCACAACGTACCCACGCGCCACCAAAACCAACCGATTCAGGACCCGCTTTCCCGCTCCCAGGTAGATAAGCTCACGGAGAACTGCGCCAAGTTTGGGGTAGAACTGTACGGTCTGGGCCACCAGTACCAGGGCATTGTGCACGTAATCGGGCCGGAGCTGGGCATCACGCAACCGGGCCTAACCATGGTGTGCGGCGACAGCCATACTTCTACCCACGGCGCGTTTGGCACTATTGCCTTTGGCATTGGCACCAGTCAGGTGACGCAGGTAATGGCCTCGCAGTGCCTGCTGCTCGACAAGCCCAAGCGCATGCGCATCACCCTGGACGGCGACCTGCAGCCCGGTGTAACGGCCAAGGACTTGATTCTGTATGTGATATCCCAACTCGGCACCGGCGGGGCGACGGGCTACTTCGTGGAGTACGCCGGCAGCGCCATTCGGGGCCTGAGCATGGAAGGCCGCATGACGGTCTGCAACATGAGCATTGAGATGGGGGCCCGCGGCGGCCTCATCGCCCCCGACGCTACCACATTCCGCTACCTGCAAGGCCGCCGCTTCGCGCCTCGGGGCGAGAACTGGAACCGGGCCGTGGAGTACTGGCAGACGCTGTTTTCCGACGAAGATGCCGTGTTCGACGCCGAGTTGCAGTTCGACGCCGCAGCCACTCAGCCCATGATAACCTACGGCACCAACCCTGGCATGGGCATTCCACTCTCGGCCAACATTCCGGTGCTCAACGGGGGTAGCGAGGCCACCAGTTTCGATAAGTCGTTGCGCTACATGGGCTTCCAGCCGGGCGAGTCGCTGCTGGGCAAAGAAATCAACTACGTGTTCATTGGCAGCTGCACCAACTCGCGCATTGAGGATTTGCGCACGGTAGCGGCCTACGTGCGGGGCAAGCAGAAGGCCGCTCACGTGGAGGCCATCATCGTGCCCGGCTCTAAGCAGGTAGAGCAGCAAGCCATTGCCGAGGGCCTCGACAAGGTCCTGGCCGACGCGGGCTTCGAGCTGCGCGAGCCCGGCTGCAGCGCCTGCCTGGCCATGAACGACGACAAGATTCCGGCCGGCGCCTACTGCGTGTCCACCTCCAACCGCAACTTCGAAGGTCGCCAGGGACCCGGCGCCCGCACCTTGCTGGCCAGCCCCCTGGTAGCCGCCATTACCGCCGTGGAAGGCCGCTTGGTGGACATCACGCAGTATGTGAACTAG
- the leuD gene encoding 3-isopropylmalate dehydratase small subunit — translation MEKFQTLRSGVVPLPIENIDTDQIIPARFLKATTREGFGQNLFADWRYTADGQPKADFVLNDARYRGHQILLAGKNFGCGSSREHAAWALYDAGFRVVISSYFADIFRGNALNTGLLPLQVSDEVLQKLFEVVAQDARAMLTVDLRAQTLTVPGWAAAIHFELDPYKKECLLNGYDDIDFLISQEAAITAYEQQRAWIF, via the coding sequence ATGGAAAAATTCCAAACATTGCGCTCCGGCGTGGTGCCACTGCCGATAGAAAATATAGACACGGACCAGATTATTCCGGCGCGCTTTCTGAAGGCGACAACTCGCGAAGGATTTGGTCAGAACCTCTTTGCCGACTGGCGCTACACGGCTGATGGGCAGCCCAAGGCGGATTTCGTGCTGAATGACGCCCGCTACCGGGGCCACCAGATACTGCTGGCGGGCAAGAACTTCGGGTGCGGCTCCAGCCGGGAGCACGCCGCCTGGGCCCTGTATGATGCCGGTTTCCGGGTGGTTATCAGCAGCTACTTCGCCGATATTTTCCGGGGCAACGCCCTGAACACCGGCCTGCTGCCGCTGCAGGTTTCCGATGAAGTGTTGCAGAAGTTATTCGAGGTAGTAGCACAGGACGCGCGGGCCATGCTGACAGTGGATTTGCGGGCCCAGACGCTTACGGTGCCGGGTTGGGCCGCGGCCATTCACTTCGAGCTGGACCCTTACAAAAAAGAGTGCCTGCTCAACGGGTACGACGACATCGATTTTCTCATTAGCCAGGAGGCCGCCATTACGGCCTACGAACAACAGCGAGCATGGATATTTTAA
- the leuB gene encoding 3-isopropylmalate dehydrogenase — protein sequence MDILSKRIVVLPGDGIGPEVCNEAVRVLRAVSSRFGHEFTFDYQLMGACAIDATGSPLPAATLEACRQADAVLLGAIGDPKYDNDPTAKVRPEQGLLRLRKSLGLYANIRPITAYDQLLEHSPLKAERIQGTDILIFRELTGGIYFGEKGRSEDRTSAYDHCTYSREEILRIAHRAFQAAETRRHQLTLVDKANVLETSRLWRETVQSIAPKYPSVALDYLFVDNAAMQIILNPRQFDVILTENMFGDIISDEASVIAGSLGLLPSASVGDGAALFEPIHGSYPQAKGKGIANPIATILSAALLLDHFDLPEEADCVRDAVQHALDQGVVTPELNPTTLYSTEQVGNFIAYSVLDIADCEVHRNNIKLGMSTII from the coding sequence ATGGATATTTTAAGCAAACGAATTGTGGTATTGCCCGGCGACGGGATTGGGCCGGAAGTGTGCAACGAGGCCGTACGCGTACTGCGGGCCGTGTCCAGTCGTTTCGGGCACGAGTTTACTTTCGACTACCAGCTGATGGGCGCTTGCGCCATTGATGCCACCGGCTCGCCCCTGCCCGCGGCTACCCTAGAGGCCTGCCGCCAAGCCGATGCCGTGTTGCTCGGCGCCATCGGGGACCCCAAGTACGATAATGACCCCACGGCTAAGGTGCGCCCCGAGCAAGGGCTACTGAGGTTGCGCAAGTCGCTAGGGCTGTACGCCAACATCCGCCCCATCACGGCCTACGACCAGCTGCTGGAGCATTCCCCGTTGAAAGCCGAGCGGATTCAGGGCACCGACATTCTGATTTTCCGGGAGCTGACCGGCGGCATTTACTTCGGGGAGAAAGGCCGCTCCGAGGACCGCACCAGCGCCTACGACCACTGCACCTACTCTCGGGAGGAAATTCTGCGCATTGCGCACCGGGCCTTCCAAGCCGCCGAAACGCGCCGCCATCAGCTCACGCTGGTAGATAAGGCCAACGTGCTGGAAACCTCCCGCCTCTGGCGCGAAACCGTGCAGAGCATTGCCCCCAAGTATCCCAGCGTAGCCCTCGACTACCTGTTCGTGGACAACGCCGCCATGCAAATCATCCTCAACCCGCGCCAGTTCGACGTCATCCTGACCGAGAACATGTTCGGCGACATCATTTCCGATGAGGCCTCGGTGATTGCCGGCTCCCTGGGTTTGCTGCCGTCGGCTTCGGTGGGAGATGGAGCGGCCCTGTTCGAGCCCATCCACGGCTCCTACCCCCAGGCCAAGGGCAAGGGCATTGCCAACCCCATTGCCACCATCCTCTCGGCCGCCCTGCTGCTCGACCACTTCGACTTACCAGAAGAAGCCGACTGCGTGCGCGACGCCGTGCAGCACGCCCTCGACCAAGGGGTAGTAACGCCGGAACTGAACCCTACCACGCTCTACAGCACCGAGCAGGTGGGTAATTTCATTGCCTACAGCGTGCTCGACATTGCTGATTGCGAGGTGCACCGCAACAACATCAAGCTCGGCATGAGCACTATTATTTAA
- a CDS encoding alpha/beta fold hydrolase: MTRPRFRPFAALLAGLLLLTSLGQLWAQTKSASLTAGTTTLLTSDSVRLVVQVAGRGTPCVFVHGGPGAGSYSFEKLGGNRLEDPLRMIYFDQRGSGRSASSRRQDYSLARMVQDLEELRQHLGLEKWVVMAHSFGGTIATAYATRYPKRVQALVLVNSVLNPPASLESMLQYGTSLLPPAQQPNPNLPLMQRFGMVMGALQQKKLAWQLQYSADSLAARASRVSRAVPANQDFATQVFSGRLPDYGQDYVPATAQLTMPTLVIAGQDDQTTGATPQSFRFPRQQVVVLPGKHYSFLEQPTRFRQAVVSFVQQLPRK, from the coding sequence ATGACCCGCCCCCGCTTCCGTCCCTTTGCCGCGTTACTCGCCGGCTTGCTGCTGCTCACTAGCCTAGGCCAGTTGTGGGCGCAAACGAAATCAGCCTCCCTCACCGCCGGCACTACTACCCTGCTCACCTCCGATTCGGTGCGACTGGTTGTGCAGGTGGCGGGGCGGGGCACGCCGTGCGTGTTTGTGCACGGTGGCCCTGGGGCGGGCAGCTATTCGTTTGAAAAGCTGGGCGGCAACCGGCTCGAAGACCCACTGCGCATGATCTACTTCGACCAGCGCGGCAGTGGACGCTCGGCCAGCTCCCGGCGCCAGGACTACTCCCTGGCCCGCATGGTGCAGGACTTGGAAGAGTTGCGCCAGCACTTGGGCCTGGAGAAGTGGGTAGTCATGGCGCACTCGTTCGGGGGCACCATTGCCACGGCCTACGCCACCCGATACCCCAAGCGGGTGCAGGCGCTGGTACTGGTGAATAGTGTGCTAAACCCGCCGGCCTCCTTGGAAAGCATGCTGCAGTACGGCACCTCCTTGCTACCTCCCGCTCAGCAACCCAACCCCAACCTGCCCCTGATGCAGCGCTTTGGCATGGTGATGGGCGCCTTACAGCAGAAGAAACTGGCCTGGCAGCTCCAGTACTCCGCCGATTCTTTGGCGGCCCGGGCCAGCCGCGTGAGCCGGGCCGTACCTGCCAACCAGGACTTTGCTACCCAGGTGTTCAGCGGCCGCCTACCCGACTACGGCCAGGACTACGTGCCTGCCACCGCTCAACTGACCATGCCTACGCTGGTTATTGCGGGGCAAGATGACCAAACTACCGGCGCCACGCCTCAGTCGTTCCGGTTTCCGCGGCAGCAAGTAGTGGTGCTGCCGGGCAAGCACTATTCGTTTCTGGAGCAGCCCACGCGGTTTCGGCAAGCGGTGGTTAGCTTCGTGCAGCAGCTGCCCCGCAAGTAA
- a CDS encoding sensor histidine kinase → MPLPTAERPNPIRINDRWFLLIGIPVLALLVLLPRGVLHIRSGPIFLLNWVISIGFTCSFWLTGRALWIGLFRRFPRVEQTTRRLWLLASINTLITAAVTLVLGSIAGLLQGGHLTWSTFWFEFGLNMVPTIVIQLIYESWNFFRQWAENVRRAEQLQSAGVQSQLEALQSQLDPHFLFNSLNTLSALIEPDNEPAQQFVEQLSDVYRYVLLARERTTVPLSEELAFVETYLALHKARFRDNLRVVQQIPAAALPLHVAPLSIQLLVENALKHNVASREHPLELRLRAEVATGYFVVENTLRPRTAGLAAGTGTGLRNVRHRYELLRAPQPVEISAAEGWFRVRLPLLPAA, encoded by the coding sequence ATGCCCCTACCTACCGCCGAGCGTCCCAACCCTATCCGCATCAACGACCGATGGTTTCTGCTGATCGGCATTCCGGTGCTGGCGCTGCTGGTCCTGCTGCCCCGCGGCGTATTGCACATCCGCTCGGGGCCCATATTCTTGCTCAACTGGGTTATTTCGATTGGCTTTACGTGCTCGTTTTGGCTGACGGGGCGGGCCCTCTGGATCGGGTTGTTTCGCCGGTTTCCGCGGGTAGAGCAAACGACCCGGCGCCTGTGGCTGCTGGCCAGCATCAACACCCTGATTACGGCCGCCGTAACGCTGGTCCTCGGCAGTATTGCCGGCCTGCTGCAAGGTGGGCACCTCACCTGGTCCACGTTTTGGTTTGAGTTTGGGCTGAACATGGTGCCCACCATCGTCATTCAGCTTATTTACGAAAGTTGGAATTTCTTTCGGCAGTGGGCCGAGAACGTGCGCCGGGCCGAGCAACTGCAGAGCGCCGGGGTGCAGAGCCAGCTCGAGGCCCTGCAAAGTCAGCTCGATCCGCACTTCCTGTTCAATTCCCTCAACACCCTCTCGGCCCTCATTGAGCCCGACAACGAGCCGGCTCAGCAGTTCGTGGAGCAGCTCTCCGACGTGTACCGCTACGTGCTGCTGGCCCGCGAGCGGACTACCGTGCCCCTGAGCGAGGAGCTGGCCTTCGTGGAAACCTACCTGGCCCTGCACAAGGCCCGCTTCCGCGACAACCTGCGGGTAGTGCAGCAGATTCCGGCCGCTGCCTTGCCGCTGCACGTAGCCCCGCTCAGCATTCAGTTGCTGGTCGAAAACGCCCTGAAGCACAACGTGGCCTCGCGGGAGCACCCCTTGGAGCTGCGCCTCAGGGCCGAGGTGGCTACCGGTTACTTCGTGGTCGAAAATACTCTGCGCCCCCGCACCGCCGGACTAGCGGCGGGTACTGGCACCGGCCTGCGCAACGTGCGCCACCGCTACGAGCTGCTGCGGGCCCCGCAGCCGGTGGAAATCAGCGCCGCGGAGGGCTGGTTTCGGGTGCGGCTGCCGCTGCTGCCGGCAGCGTAG
- a CDS encoding DoxX family protein gives MKPLFVLLIVFGLLVAGTYFFRGEADYRLAGNGAMAAMLLFTGAAHFAFTQGMMQMLPAFLPAKKAWVYATGVLELAAAVGLLFPSLRGITAGCLLIFFLLILPVNILAARRNLNYQTGTLDGSGPRYLWFRVPLQLFFMAWTWYFGLHLAAETAF, from the coding sequence ATGAAACCACTGTTTGTCTTACTGATCGTGTTTGGCTTGCTCGTAGCCGGCACGTATTTCTTCCGGGGCGAAGCTGATTATCGGCTGGCCGGCAACGGGGCTATGGCGGCTATGCTCCTTTTCACTGGGGCCGCTCACTTTGCCTTCACCCAGGGCATGATGCAGATGCTGCCGGCCTTTCTGCCCGCGAAAAAGGCGTGGGTGTACGCCACCGGTGTACTGGAGCTGGCGGCGGCCGTGGGCCTGCTCTTTCCCTCGCTGCGAGGTATAACGGCTGGTTGCCTACTGATTTTTTTCCTGCTGATTTTGCCGGTGAACATCCTGGCGGCTCGCCGAAACCTCAACTACCAAACGGGCACCCTGGATGGCTCCGGCCCGCGCTACCTCTGGTTTCGGGTGCCCCTGCAGCTGTTCTTTATGGCCTGGACGTGGTACTTTGGCCTGCATCTGGCTGCTGAAACGGCCTTCTAA
- a CDS encoding flavodoxin family protein, whose protein sequence is MNKPLVILGSARSDGDTRRLVSQVLTNVPHQLIDLQQWPVAPYNYPQEYPAQDTFLALADLLLHHPVVVFATPVYWYSMSGSMKDFFDRLTELTEPPHKQLGRGLRGKHVFLLAVGSDQELPEGFEVPFRRTAEYFNMTFEATLYQSLKQPFPSEAARLFAQSISRLCQ, encoded by the coding sequence ATGAACAAGCCCCTGGTTATCCTGGGAAGTGCCCGCTCCGATGGCGACACCCGCCGCCTGGTTTCCCAGGTGCTGACTAATGTTCCTCACCAACTAATTGATTTGCAGCAGTGGCCGGTGGCGCCGTATAACTACCCGCAGGAGTACCCCGCCCAGGACACGTTTCTTGCGCTGGCGGACCTGCTGCTGCACCATCCCGTCGTTGTGTTTGCCACACCGGTGTATTGGTACAGCATGAGCGGCAGCATGAAGGACTTCTTTGACCGCCTGACTGAGCTGACCGAGCCTCCGCACAAGCAGCTGGGCCGGGGGCTGCGTGGCAAGCACGTATTCCTGCTCGCCGTGGGCTCCGACCAGGAGCTGCCCGAAGGGTTCGAGGTGCCATTTCGCCGCACCGCCGAGTACTTCAACATGACGTTTGAAGCGACACTTTACCAGTCGCTGAAGCAGCCGTTCCCGTCCGAAGCAGCCCGCCTGTTTGCCCAGAGCATCAGCCGCCTCTGCCAGTAA
- a CDS encoding LytR/AlgR family response regulator transcription factor: protein MIVLLLEDEYPAAERLQRLLQQAAPDAQVAAVLDSVTDAVQWLSSNPAPDLILSDIQLADGLSLEIFDQLLVRSPVIFTTAYDAYAIRAFKANSVDYLLKPVKLAELQAAFTKLREWRAAPAAPASGAATDSAHRLERLLDTLPRPDRQYKTRFLVRSGEQLLPLPVAQVAWFQSRHETTTLATTDNRRFVVDYTLEQLESLLDPRQFFRLNRQFIAQLPAVQRLHPHFNGKLLLDLHPAPSEEVLISREKAAAVKSWLEG from the coding sequence ATGATTGTTCTGCTGCTCGAAGATGAGTACCCTGCCGCCGAGCGGCTCCAACGCCTGCTTCAGCAAGCCGCCCCTGATGCCCAGGTAGCGGCCGTGCTCGACAGCGTGACTGACGCCGTGCAGTGGCTCAGCAGCAACCCGGCCCCGGACCTTATCCTCTCCGATATCCAGCTGGCCGACGGCCTGAGCCTGGAAATCTTCGACCAGCTGCTGGTACGTAGCCCGGTTATTTTTACCACCGCCTACGATGCCTACGCCATCCGGGCCTTCAAGGCCAACAGTGTGGACTACCTGCTGAAACCCGTGAAACTGGCCGAGTTGCAGGCGGCCTTCACGAAGTTGCGGGAGTGGCGCGCCGCGCCGGCCGCCCCAGCGTCTGGGGCGGCCACTGATTCTGCTCACCGCCTGGAGCGCCTGCTCGACACCCTACCCCGCCCCGACCGCCAGTACAAAACCCGCTTCCTGGTGCGCAGCGGCGAGCAGCTCCTGCCCCTGCCCGTGGCGCAAGTAGCCTGGTTCCAGAGCCGCCACGAAACCACTACCCTCGCCACCACCGACAACCGCCGCTTCGTGGTCGACTACACCCTGGAGCAGCTCGAAAGTCTACTCGACCCGCGCCAGTTTTTCCGCCTCAACCGCCAGTTCATTGCCCAGTTGCCCGCCGTGCAGCGTCTGCACCCGCACTTCAACGGCAAACTGCTACTAGACCTGCACCCCGCCCCCAGTGAGGAAGTACTAATAAGCCGGGAGAAGGCCGCAGCCGTGAAAAGCTGGCTGGAAGGGTAA